ACGCATGTGGGCCATCTCTTGTATCCTAATCAGAAGCCTACATAGTGTTTGTCCTTGAAAAAAGTGATAGTTTGTCAAGGAAATGTGACCTACAAAATGCACAATCACGAACAGATTATAGGCCTGCTATCAAGAATATGTAATAAGATAgttatgtaaaaaatgtaagatACAATATTATGTCCATGATGTCTGTGCTTTAGATAACAGTACCAACATAAtacaacaagaaagaaagataaaataaatgaataataacttttatttttcactctaTTTCACATCTACACAACTGCAAATATTTATTGTATCATTCAACCAAACTAAATGGAGGGTCTTTTGTCATAAGGAATcactgcagcaaaataaaacaagttgcCTTCAGCTGGTTGTTGTTAACACAGACAGCGGCACTGCAGCTGTGATTTGATGGAATTTTTCACATCCATTGCTTAACAATCCTCCTTTGCTATGCCacaattaaagctgcacaaaacacaattcTTAAATCCCATGTTCCCTAAACAATTCATCTCCACGCGCAAGACGTGACAAATCAAAACTAAGTGTTATAGAGGAGCAGCACACCAGcttggtgcagctttaagatgGCTGCCTGAGAATGGAGTTCCTTTGACAAACTCAAACAAACCTTTGTTGCCTCGACATTCACCAGTAACTCTACCTacaacagatttgtttttaaccaCAATCCTTCGATGTGGTTGAAAATCATTTATTGAAGAAATAATTTTCAAAACTAATGAGCTCTTAACAAACTGTACAACAGAGTTAAGAGGAATGACAAAGCAAACCTTGCCACTAACCCATGGATATTTACACAATTCACAATCTTAAACCATAAATATAAATGAGAAGTTTAGGAGTCAAATAAGTgtcaggcaaaacaaaacaataaaacttcCAGGCGGGAAAATGTCTTGCCTGCACTAAAAGACCAAGACTATGTCATCCAACCAGACTCAGTCTATACAAGTGGCAATGAACTTggatttaaatacaattaactGAGTAGCTCTGTTTTGAACAAGCTGAACACATCTTCCTCCCCTACCTGTAACACCCAAGTCGGGTTTctacatacacatgcactctAAGCTGACTCACAGTAATTGGATGAAGACTGGGTTAATTTTCTATTCACTCAAAAATGTTAATAGAAACTACATGTATTTGCTAATGATATAGCATCCATTCTCATTTAGTCCTCAGCACAGTGGACGTGAAAACATTCACTcatgttaaagtttttttttctgttttaacatttaattaaatcttCTGACCCAAACCTCACAACAAGCTGccaaaaaagttaaaacaaaacaaatcaattattACTGTTATGGCTTTTACAAGAGAGTAGTAAAATACACTCATAGAGCCCAGCAGAGTGAATTGCAGCAATAAAACACtgtagaaaaacaagaaaaacaatagaaaaaatgTTAGTGACAAGAATAGCTTCAAGTATGACCCATCTAGATCACAAGACTCATGACTTTAAGATGCCTGGATTTGCCTTCAAGTGCAGTCTCCTCAAATATACAAACTTCTCACTTTACAGCATTTAAAAACCAACTCAAACTGTGGGAGGGACAGAGTGGGAAAGAGAGCAAGCACAACCCGAACCAGTCCAATGATAAACACTTTACTGATGCATCTCCAAGTGTGACGTCTATCCTGATAACACACATACTCCTTTATGGGTCTCTACAGCATGTTGAGCTCGATGAGTCTCCCAGCAAAGACGGCAAGCGTCCCGATGATGCACACAGCCATGAACACACAAAGCAGGATGTGATCCAAAACCATGGCAACGAACTTCCACTCCTCTGCTGCCTGGAACGAGATGAGATGAGGAGGCGAgaaagtcatgtttttgctcCAATTTGTTTGTCTAGTTAGCaggatatttaaaaaacataacagaTTTCAATGAAATTGAATGGAAAGTTGTAGGAGTAGGAGTAGTTTGACGTTtgaggaaatatgcttattggcATTGTATCCATTATTCATGCAGGCGCGGTCTTACATTGTTAGATTCCTCGTCTGATTTCATGGTCTCAGCGATGTACTTCACCCCTTCAATTGCGCTGCGAACATCAGGGTTTTTAGTGATAGGAGACTGGTAGGTGACACTGGTGGGGGTGGGGTTACCTGCAGTAAGAGGAGAGAGCGGGGACAGATTGTAGTTGTGGGGATACACAGAGTGATACGACATCCGGGACAACTTTAGGATGTTTTCCCTAATAATTCTCATATTACTGACTTATTTAgtgtattttgctttttaatcatAAAGCATATTACAAATGattcatgttttaattagtgtttaATATCTGTCTTTCTGCCCAGAACATGCACCACTTGCCCTATGTCAAACTGTTTGTGTCATTTAGTTGTAGCCTTGCCTGAGATGTCAGAGATGTCCATGTCAGTAGGGAACAACCTCTTCTGCCGGATCTCCTGACTGGGACGCTTCATTGTTGAGAAGAACATCATATTGGGAATGGTTTCGATGAAGACCTGGGAGATAGACAGATGAAGATACTGAttaattagcttttttaaacagttttttatcagtcaaaaacaacaataatggcATTTCTTAAATGATCTCAGGTAGATAACAAATCATAAACCTTGCGGATCCAGGTGGGCATAGTGTGAGTGCTGGGTGAGCGGTGATGTGTATTGATGAcgatgacagtgatgatgatggaggCGATGACAAACACCATTGTGAAGAGCATGTATTTCCCTATGAGAGGAACAGCGCTGGAGGTGGAGGGGATCAGCTCCACAATAACCAGCAGgaagacagtcagagacagcaggacagagatggagagagtcaTCTTTTCACCTAGAGAGATGGACACGCAAAGACAGACATTCAGGCTGCTTTTACACCTCAGGTCTTCATGCCAAGCTTCAAATTTCTGCCTTCATTGCCTATTATTTCTGCCATTCATCATACAGCACTGACCTGAATTTGAGCTATATTACCAAtgcacttcttttttttttttttttaccattatcACAACTGCACTTTGGCTGTTAACAAAAATGGTGACCCCATAgtatttatatttgaaatagCTCTTACAGCAGAAACTATTGGTCGCTTAGGGCTTTACAGACAAACTGATAAACTAACTTGTCAATACTGGGTTaacatttcagtattttctctAGGCTCTAGTGTTGTCCCCAGGGAATGGGAATAAGTCCATGCAGTACAAGCAAATGACTGGAAAATTCCAATCTGTGAGTTTAAATTAAAGTCACAGGGATCCAAATCCTGTTTGATTAAATAGATTTTCCACATATGAAAGTGGCCCCAAAGGGGTCTGAAAATATTTGACTTCATAATACATAATTGATATGTGCCACATGTGagcaaatacatttgaaatatgTTACTTGTACCAACTGGTGAAAATGGGGAATGGTCATACCTACTATTTAGTCACTATCAAAGTTTTAGAACAAGTTGGACAAGTTTCTACGCACTCCAAAACCCACCAGGATCTACGTACCAGAGTCAGTAGGCAGGTAGAAGACCAGTCCGGTGAGAAAAGAGAACAGCATGCAGGGAATGATGACGTTGACAATGAAATAGAGAGGCAGCCGCAGCATCAGGAAATGGTAGGTGATGTCAAGGTATGGTGTGTCGGGACAGCAGGTGTAGTAAACCCAGTGTTTCCAGCTCCTGTAGTCCTTTAACACCCATTCACCTGACTCCATAAAGTTACTGAGGTCAGGCCGATCACTGTCCTAAAAGACAGGAGAGTAGGAAATATAATGCACTACACTAGAAAAGggtattaaaaaaaggaaaaaggtaaATATATGAATTACACTTACTGGGTTGATGACGACCAGCAGTCCATCGTATGTCCACGTTCCCAGTTTCATGCTACAGTTCTGCAGGTCGAACGGGAAATGGAGGACAATAATCTCACAGTAACTCTTAAAGATGGCTGGAGGGTTCCATGTTATCATCCCAGTGTGCTCCAACAGGACTTTGGTTTCATGGATGATGGCAAAGTCACCATCAGCACTGCAGAGGGGGAGGACAGGGACAGCGGAGAGGAAGAGTGTGAGAGGAGCAGCAAGACGTTTAAGGATGTTTAATATACCAAAGAgacagtaaatgtgtgtttacttgttgtATAGCACCAGGTCAGGTTTCCATATGTCGGTTGAAGGGACTCTGATCTTCCTGATGCCTCCATATTCATCTGGATTCCATTTCAGGTTCACATCTACCCATTGCTGGGGTGAAAATTGGAAAACTGTAGATCATCATGGTCTACTACTGATACTGTCCTGATAAAGTTCAGTTGTGAGgattatttaaacttttttaagaTTCCTATTCACTTcacacaatgtgaaaatacaagTTGCCATGCACAGTACATGCACAgcagaacaaataaaaatccaCCATCTTACAAATCCTTCCTTATTCATATTTCAAGATCTTTTTTAGATCACTCTCTCCATATGAAATATCATGCTGGAAGTTAAAACAACGGAGACCATTCATGTTGGATCTAATTTGTGTGATATATTCACCAGGTAAATACAAAGTATTTAGCTTAGCATGCAGCTAAGTATATAAATTCCACATCAGATTAATTGTTAATGTCTATGATAACTAGTTTAtgataactaataataataatgctgttAAATGTAGGCTACCTATTTGCAATGTAGTGTAGGTCTACCCACTTAAGTTGTAAATCTTGTGACCTGTTTACCATTGGGATTTCTAAATGAATGGTTagcatattttttgtttgtcacatttacctGTCTGAGACGGACATTACTGGTCACAATCTGGTTAACTTCATCCTGAGAGatgcagaaaaagacagaaaacagtcaGAAGCAAGTACTTTTTTTGAGATATTTAAcgacaaaatataatttgtacttttgtacccatttatttagtgtttttatggactctctgtcattttaattattttagaaCCAACGATAAAGAAAGCGCACACACTGGCAAATCCAAAGAAAATCAAAGGCAAAATTTGTCCTCCATTTCATCTTGAAGGCAAAGTGGTTACGCGTGCGCGTGCGCCCTTAAATCCCACAATTACATATTAATGGTCGAGCAAACGCGAATGTGACTTTGGCCGAAAAAGTTTTCTACACCAAAAAGGCAAAGACAAAGTGTTTGGAGATGGACACCAGCCGCCTTACTGTTAAAACGTGCCAATAACGTTCCAGGTTTGTTCAAACGTTTGTTTGTTTCGTATGTTAACATGAAAGCTATCTAATGTTACGTTAATATTAGGAAGAATTACTGGTTTTGCCAGCAGCAGTAACAGTTGAAGTTTTTGTCCACACTGCTAATTGTTGTCCACTGTCGACAGCTTGTGTGGAAGCTGGTTATTGCAACTCTaagacagaagaggagaagaacTTACCTGTTTACGATAAAGGAGTGAAAAGTATCGTCGAGGGACTTGTCAACAACGAATTTCAGTCATGGTCCTCATCTTTACAGACCGGTGATGCTAGCTAAAGACCCAGAAGGAGCTACAAACAGTAAGAGTAACTCATTTTTATTGGCATTGTGTTTTGTGGCCGCCGTGCCATCACGGTCTATAGTATGGGTGGCATACTCCACACAGGCATGCATGGCCGCGAGCCTATTTAGTTGGGGCATAACCTTTAGGTGACAGCCTGTCATTAGGTCAGTGTCACCTTGTTGCATTGCTGTTCTCATTAACAGAGTGTGGCTGGATTCATGTGGGTAGTAGACTTGGTTTTTACAGTGTGAGCCTAAGCCGCCTGGTTGTTTTGCATTATGTTTGCATTATTTTGGCTGCCATGCCATCACATGGTGTGAAAACTTGTGCCTGTATGTGACAGATTCATAGAACTAATACCTGTGAGTGCATTGCAGATTAGATAATTGGAAAGAAATGCTAGATGTGTTGTagaatattttctgttgttgtctcACATCACTTGACAAGTCCTGACTGTTTTGACTGACGAGGTTTTTAGACCTGCCTTGTTTATTTCAGTACCAAGGGCAGTGGCATATGCAATATAGCTCTGCGTTTTGTGATCCATA
This region of Siniperca chuatsi isolate FFG_IHB_CAS linkage group LG11, ASM2008510v1, whole genome shotgun sequence genomic DNA includes:
- the chrna1 gene encoding acetylcholine receptor subunit alpha; protein product: MNLSKVQILLAWILGVFAGPVFCSEDETRLVKNLFTGYNKVVRPVNHFSEAVEVTVGLQLIQLISVDEVNQIVTSNVRLRQQWVDVNLKWNPDEYGGIRKIRVPSTDIWKPDLVLYNNADGDFAIIHETKVLLEHTGMITWNPPAIFKSYCEIIVLHFPFDLQNCSMKLGTWTYDGLLVVINPDSDRPDLSNFMESGEWVLKDYRSWKHWVYYTCCPDTPYLDITYHFLMLRLPLYFIVNVIIPCMLFSFLTGLVFYLPTDSGEKMTLSISVLLSLTVFLLVIVELIPSTSSAVPLIGKYMLFTMVFVIASIIITVIVINTHHRSPSTHTMPTWIRKVFIETIPNMMFFSTMKRPSQEIRQKRLFPTDMDISDISGNPTPTSVTYQSPITKNPDVRSAIEGVKYIAETMKSDEESNNAAEEWKFVAMVLDHILLCVFMAVCIIGTLAVFAGRLIELNML